A portion of the Nitrospirota bacterium genome contains these proteins:
- a CDS encoding bifunctional aldolase/short-chain dehydrogenase, with protein MQNKWSDDYAAEFIKLYGERYGEDLALRTYTSQLLGKEKSLVLHGGGNTSVKSQHINVFGQPLNALFVKASGYNMDRIKPDGHVALELDYLMRLLELDDLDDETMINEFRTHLFDHSASTPSLETLLHAFLPFKYVDHTHSEAVLAIGNSTDGKEVFKRIFGDEAAILDYYTPGFQLAKAAASFYRSNPNIKTLILMHHGIFTWGDTAKDSYTAMIDFVTEAEKHIEAAKENLKRKHFVNALQNEVDEAKARYVKIAPILRGLLSEKTGDTDNPFNKVILKPLIDDVTLGFINSEKARDILMTPPVTSDYLIRTKAFPLWIDTIPIDDDAAIIEALSGALSAYKEQYENYLKRHSLDTSAITHFDSLPKVIAIPCIGIICSGSDMKSVVIAHDITLQNIRVKLDIALTSEFKGIQEDDIFKMEYRLYQQNKLNIEKWMYSLTGSVSVVTGAAGAIGGAVSKGLLRDGSCVALTDLPGDNLNSMYEKLRDEFGERVAAIPMDVTDAESVSQCFAKVTELWGGVDILIPNAGIAMVSTLMDMPLEGFKRLERVNVDGTLTVISEAARLFKRQATGGDIVLVSTKNVFSPSASFGAYSATKAAAHQIARVASLELAPLGVRVNMVSPDAVFSGGTKRSGLWEEIGPERMKARGLDEKGLEQYYQSRNLLKSPVTGEHVSKAVLFFVTRQTPTTGATIPVDGGLPDATPR; from the coding sequence TTGCAAAACAAATGGTCAGACGATTATGCAGCCGAGTTCATAAAACTCTATGGCGAAAGATATGGAGAAGACCTTGCCCTAAGAACCTATACATCACAACTGCTCGGTAAAGAGAAATCCCTTGTCCTTCATGGGGGCGGAAATACATCCGTAAAGTCTCAACATATTAATGTATTTGGGCAACCGCTCAATGCTCTCTTCGTTAAGGCATCCGGATACAACATGGACAGGATTAAACCGGATGGACACGTAGCGCTTGAGCTTGACTATCTCATGCGGCTGCTTGAACTTGATGATTTGGATGACGAAACGATGATTAATGAGTTTCGCACCCATCTGTTTGACCACAGCGCATCCACGCCATCACTTGAGACACTCCTTCATGCCTTTTTACCCTTTAAGTACGTTGACCATACCCATTCTGAGGCAGTTCTGGCTATCGGTAACTCTACAGACGGAAAAGAGGTATTCAAAAGGATTTTTGGAGATGAGGCGGCAATTTTAGATTATTATACACCAGGGTTTCAACTGGCAAAAGCGGCTGCCTCGTTTTACAGGAGCAATCCTAATATAAAAACCCTGATTCTTATGCATCACGGAATATTCACATGGGGAGACACGGCCAAAGACTCATATACTGCTATGATTGATTTCGTTACAGAGGCTGAAAAACATATTGAAGCCGCTAAGGAAAATCTAAAACGAAAGCATTTTGTTAATGCCCTTCAGAATGAAGTTGATGAGGCAAAGGCACGGTACGTTAAAATTGCACCAATCCTCAGAGGGTTACTCTCTGAAAAAACCGGTGATACAGATAATCCGTTTAATAAGGTAATCTTAAAACCGTTGATAGATGACGTAACGCTTGGATTTATAAATTCTGAAAAAGCCCGTGATATTCTTATGACCCCTCCTGTTACCTCTGATTATCTTATTCGTACGAAGGCTTTTCCGCTTTGGATTGACACTATCCCCATTGATGACGATGCCGCTATAATAGAAGCTCTCTCAGGTGCATTATCAGCCTACAAGGAACAATATGAAAATTACCTTAAAAGACACAGCCTTGACACATCAGCAATAACTCATTTTGATTCGTTGCCTAAGGTGATAGCGATTCCGTGTATTGGAATAATATGCTCAGGCAGTGACATGAAATCGGTGGTCATTGCGCATGATATAACCCTTCAAAATATCAGGGTGAAACTTGACATTGCCTTAACATCAGAGTTTAAAGGGATACAAGAGGATGACATTTTTAAGATGGAGTACAGACTTTATCAACAAAATAAACTAAATATCGAAAAATGGATGTATTCGCTAACCGGCAGTGTATCGGTCGTAACAGGAGCAGCGGGAGCTATTGGGGGTGCTGTCAGCAAGGGGCTTTTGCGGGACGGCTCATGTGTAGCCTTAACTGATCTGCCCGGAGACAATCTCAACTCCATGTATGAAAAGTTACGCGATGAGTTTGGAGAGCGCGTGGCAGCAATCCCTATGGATGTTACGGATGCGGAGTCGGTATCTCAGTGTTTTGCTAAGGTCACGGAACTTTGGGGCGGCGTGGATATTTTAATCCCAAATGCGGGCATTGCCATGGTCTCAACACTTATGGATATGCCGCTTGAGGGTTTTAAACGGCTTGAACGAGTTAATGTAGATGGCACGTTAACGGTAATATCGGAGGCTGCAAGGCTTTTTAAGCGGCAGGCAACCGGAGGAGACATTGTGTTGGTGTCAACTAAAAATGTGTTTTCACCGAGTGCCAGTTTCGGGGCATATAGTGCAACAAAAGCGGCTGCGCATCAAATAGCGCGTGTTGCTTCACTTGAGCTAGCTCCACTCGGAGTTAGAGTAAACATGGTATCGCCGGATGCTGTGTTTTCAGGTGGTACAAAGCGCTCCGGTCTTTGGGAGGAAATTGGCCCTGAGAGAATGAAAGCACGCGGACTTGATGAAAAAGGACTTGAGCAATACTATCAAAGCCGAAACCTGCTGAAATCACCCGTTACCGGTGAACATGTCTCAAAAGCTGTGCTGTTTTTTGTAACAAGACAGACACCTACAACCGGCGCCACTATTCCCGTTGACGGCGGCCTTCCAGATGCCACACCAAGATGA
- a CDS encoding HAD-IIIC family phosphatase has translation MKEVKKTKKTKCLVWDLDNTLWSGTLIEGDRVTLRENVVETIKTLDSRGILQSIASKNDYSAAMSKLREFGLEEFFLYPQINWGAKSESIKKIAELINIGADTLAFIDDQEFELDEVSFSLPEVLCIHATSLDRVAEMEEMNPVFITEDSKNRRLMYMADMNRNKDEESYDGPKEEFLSTLGMVFDISLASTDDLKRAEELTVRTNQLNTTGYTYSYDELDGFIKSSGHLLLIASLSDRYGSYGKIGLVLIEVKESAWIIKLLLMSCRVMSRGVGAIVINYLRNEARKRGVRLLAEMIQNDRNRMMYVTYKFSGFNDINRDGQVIIMEDNSLADIPPYPDFVKLRFPKSL, from the coding sequence GTGAAAGAAGTAAAAAAAACTAAAAAAACAAAATGTCTCGTATGGGACCTTGATAACACGCTGTGGAGTGGAACTCTTATTGAGGGCGACAGGGTAACATTAAGGGAAAATGTCGTTGAAACCATAAAAACCCTCGACAGCCGTGGAATTCTCCAGTCCATTGCGAGCAAAAATGATTACAGCGCGGCTATGTCAAAACTCCGTGAGTTTGGGTTAGAGGAGTTTTTCCTGTATCCGCAGATAAACTGGGGCGCTAAATCAGAGTCAATTAAAAAAATCGCAGAACTAATCAACATAGGTGCCGATACGCTTGCTTTCATAGACGATCAGGAGTTTGAGCTTGACGAGGTGTCTTTTTCCCTGCCTGAGGTTCTGTGCATACACGCCACCTCACTTGACCGTGTTGCGGAGATGGAGGAGATGAATCCGGTCTTTATAACGGAGGACTCTAAAAACCGCCGCTTGATGTATATGGCTGATATGAACCGAAACAAGGATGAGGAGTCTTACGATGGCCCAAAAGAGGAATTTCTAAGTACCCTTGGTATGGTCTTTGATATTTCTCTTGCCTCAACTGACGATCTTAAAAGAGCAGAGGAGCTTACCGTAAGAACTAATCAGCTAAACACCACAGGTTACACTTATAGCTATGATGAGTTGGATGGCTTTATAAAATCAAGCGGGCATCTGCTTCTTATTGCCTCCCTTAGTGACCGCTACGGCAGTTACGGGAAAATTGGTCTTGTGCTTATTGAGGTAAAAGAATCGGCATGGATTATAAAACTCCTTCTGATGTCATGCCGGGTAATGTCCCGCGGGGTAGGCGCCATAGTCATAAACTACCTGAGAAATGAAGCACGCAAGCGTGGGGTAAGGCTGCTTGCTGAGATGATACAAAATGACAGAAACCGGATGATGTATGTTACTTATAAATTTTCAGGATTTAACGATATAAACAGAGACGGACAGGTGATTATTATGGAGGACAATTCCCTTGCCGACATTCCTCCATACCCGGACTTTGTCAAACTAAGATTTCCAAAATCTTTGTAA
- a CDS encoding acyl-CoA dehydrogenase family protein, with the protein MELTQEQEQAQGEFKAFVNEHVAPYADTFDREQKIPEELIALIAQKGFFGLIVPKEYGGMAADMITYGLLCEEMCCGSASLLSLLTVHGMVIQAIMRWGSSVLKERWLRKLASGEIIGAFALTEPNVGSDAKSVETVAVKKDNGFVLTGKKKWTSFGQRADLFMIIAQCEDKPTAFLLEKGTPGFTVTPITDTFGFRAAMMAELTMDNCLITEENMVGRIGFGVTHVATHALDYGRYTVGWGCVGLGRACLEASLKYTAQRVQFGTYLRKHQLIQHMITDMIASVTAARLLCLNAGHLKDAGDHRTIMETAIAKYFASTMVVKTALDAVQIHGANGISSDYPVARYLRDAKVMEIIEGSSQMQQIIIARYGYQEYL; encoded by the coding sequence ATGGAGTTAACACAAGAGCAAGAACAAGCACAGGGGGAATTTAAGGCATTTGTAAATGAGCACGTAGCGCCCTATGCTGATACATTTGACAGAGAGCAGAAAATACCCGAAGAGCTTATAGCGCTGATAGCCCAAAAGGGTTTTTTTGGATTAATTGTGCCTAAGGAGTACGGCGGCATGGCAGCCGATATGATTACCTATGGGCTGTTGTGTGAGGAGATGTGTTGCGGCAGCGCCTCTCTTTTGAGTCTTCTTACAGTGCATGGGATGGTTATACAGGCAATTATGCGATGGGGCAGTAGTGTTCTTAAGGAGCGGTGGTTAAGAAAACTTGCCTCAGGAGAGATTATCGGCGCCTTTGCCCTCACAGAGCCTAACGTGGGCAGTGATGCTAAAAGTGTAGAAACCGTTGCCGTTAAAAAAGACAATGGGTTTGTCTTAACTGGAAAAAAGAAGTGGACTTCTTTTGGCCAAAGAGCTGACTTATTTATGATTATCGCTCAGTGTGAGGACAAACCAACTGCGTTTCTGCTTGAAAAGGGCACGCCGGGTTTTACCGTCACACCTATTACAGATACATTTGGGTTTAGGGCCGCTATGATGGCAGAGCTTACGATGGATAACTGCCTTATCACGGAGGAAAACATGGTTGGACGAATCGGTTTTGGCGTCACACATGTTGCCACCCATGCTCTTGATTATGGCAGATATACTGTTGGTTGGGGTTGTGTGGGACTTGGCAGGGCCTGTCTTGAGGCAAGCCTTAAATATACTGCTCAGAGAGTGCAATTTGGCACGTATTTACGCAAGCACCAGTTGATTCAGCATATGATTACCGATATGATAGCCTCTGTCACTGCTGCGCGCCTTCTATGTCTTAATGCCGGGCATTTAAAAGACGCCGGGGATCACAGAACCATCATGGAAACCGCAATCGCCAAATACTTTGCCTCTACTATGGTTGTAAAGACCGCCCTCGATGCTGTGCAAATTCACGGCGCTAACGGTATAAGCAGCGACTATCCGGTTGCAAGATACCTCAGAGATGCAAAAGTAATGGAGATAATCGAGGGTAGCTCACAGATGCAGCAGATAATAATAGCAAGATACGGGTATCAGGAATATTTATAG
- a CDS encoding DUF2283 domain-containing protein → MDKITITYDKVGNTLDVWFSEPKPCINEEIGGGIIVKKDVSGDIIGFEKLNYLKKENPHEIHSIPLEVSII, encoded by the coding sequence ATGGACAAAATAACCATAACATATGATAAAGTTGGGAATACACTGGATGTTTGGTTTAGCGAACCAAAACCATGTATTAACGAGGAAATTGGAGGGGGCATTATAGTAAAGAAAGATGTAAGTGGTGATATCATTGGTTTTGAGAAGTTAAATTACCTAAAGAAAGAAAACCCCCACGAGATACACTCAATACCACTTGAAGTGTCGATAATCTGA
- a CDS encoding acyl carrier protein, with the protein MTPEEIKTKVRAFLLKYIKKPDLKDDEDYFASKLINSLFAMQLVMFVEKEFKVKVEDKDLDIKNFNAIDSISSLVTRKLGC; encoded by the coding sequence ATGACTCCTGAGGAGATAAAGACAAAAGTCAGAGCTTTCCTTTTAAAGTATATTAAAAAGCCTGATCTTAAAGATGATGAAGACTACTTTGCATCAAAACTAATAAATTCTCTCTTTGCCATGCAGCTTGTGATGTTTGTTGAGAAGGAATTCAAAGTGAAGGTTGAAGACAAAGACCTTGATATAAAGAACTTTAATGCGATAGATTCAATTTCAAGCCTTGTCACAAGAAAACTGGGTTGTTAA
- a CDS encoding 3-hydroxyacyl-CoA dehydrogenase family protein codes for MNTIGVIGAGVMGVGVAQNAAQTGKRVVLIDLDPVTLEKAVDKIRQDLRFQSMFKPASANVLESTAVLNNITPSTDYSLLSSADYIIENVTEKWDIKKEVYQKIDNLAADYCIFAANTSAIPITRIASLTKRPDKVIGIHFMNPVPLKSAVEVIMGYHTSEATLNTTKDLLSSMGKESIVVNDSPGFVSNRVLMLTINEAIYLVYENVAKPEDVDRIFKTCFGHQMGPLETADLIGLDTILYSIDVLYESFNDSKFRPCPLLKKMVDAGLYGMKNGKGFYSYDDI; via the coding sequence ATAAATACGATAGGAGTTATCGGCGCAGGAGTGATGGGCGTCGGTGTAGCCCAAAATGCCGCACAAACGGGGAAAAGGGTTGTTTTAATTGACCTTGATCCCGTAACACTGGAAAAAGCCGTAGATAAGATCAGGCAGGATCTTCGCTTCCAAAGCATGTTTAAACCTGCCTCGGCCAATGTTTTAGAATCCACCGCGGTTTTAAATAACATTACACCATCCACCGATTACAGTCTGCTCAGCAGTGCCGATTATATAATAGAAAACGTAACTGAAAAATGGGACATCAAAAAGGAAGTCTATCAAAAAATAGATAATCTGGCAGCAGACTACTGTATTTTTGCTGCCAATACATCGGCAATTCCAATAACGCGTATTGCCTCCCTTACAAAGAGGCCGGACAAAGTTATCGGCATTCATTTTATGAACCCTGTGCCGCTTAAGTCTGCGGTTGAAGTCATAATGGGGTATCACACATCTGAGGCGACTCTTAATACTACTAAAGACCTCCTGTCCTCTATGGGCAAAGAAAGCATTGTGGTTAATGACTCGCCGGGTTTTGTCTCAAACCGGGTGCTTATGCTTACCATAAATGAGGCGATTTATTTAGTTTATGAAAACGTGGCAAAACCGGAGGACGTGGACAGGATATTTAAGACCTGCTTTGGCCACCAGATGGGTCCCCTTGAGACGGCTGATTTAATCGGACTGGACACTATCTTGTACTCTATTGACGTTCTATATGAGAGTTTTAACGACAGTAAGTTCAGACCATGCCCGCTACTTAAAAAAATGGTGGATGCCGGTCTCTATGGCATGAAAAACGGCAAAGGATTCTACTCCTATGACGACATTTAG